In Poecile atricapillus isolate bPoeAtr1 chromosome 1, bPoeAtr1.hap1, whole genome shotgun sequence, the sequence GTTGATGCCAGTGGGAGCCGGACGAatccccagggcagcagcaggctctgaggaCAGGAGTGCAGGACGAGGCATCACTGATGCTCCAGTGCAGTCCCAGCATGGCCATCACATTGCCcatcagctctgctcccactaGGCTCTACAAAAGGAGTCACTGCTGTCGTGCATCTTCCACTGAACAATGCCTGGACCAGACAGGAACTATTGAGCTCCACAGCACTTCTTATTCTTACACATGCAGGATGCTAGTGGCCAACCAGCTCCAAATCAGAACCAGGAAAATCCAGCCAGAGCATGTGCCCCCTAACAGAGCAAAGACAGTCTGTGCTTCCATCAGTCAGCACTCAGCTGCCCAGTTGTCATTGTCACTCGTTGAAACCAGTGCAAACTCACAGGAAAAAGAATGTCCGCATCAATAGGGtaaaaatctttcctcttgttCAAGAAAGCTACAAGCATTTACCCAGCATCTCTATCAAATATCGTAGAAAAGgttacacaaaaatatttaaatatatggATACAGATACATAGATATTACACTTGCATAAAGTATGTATTTTCAAAACCCTTTGGGCAGTTTCACATTTAGCTGAAAATGTATGCTTTAGAAATATGAACAATTTCCTACTCTTTTCTAGTTTAAGtaggagggggaggggaaagaagCATCAGCCTTATTAATACTGAATGCTAAGTGCAGAAGTTTAGCTGTAGCTGTAGGGTTTTGAAGCAATTGATTTGACAGAACCTCCAAGCATAAACtctgttttaaaaatccacATCTATTCCCTAGATTGCTTATTGtttcatgaaaatgaaaacctACGTGTCCTGCTTGTATCAGCTAGATCTCCTGAGACCGTTCAATTAAACCTCATAAGCTTGCAATACCTCAAGATAGGGCTGTGTACTGGGAATATGCATGAACCTTATTGCAGTAATTCTGTACGATAATAGGAATTTACAACTTCTCATATCTTGTCTAATTTaagtttagaaataaaaaacctTAAATGACACCACAAGAAGCTCACAGTTCTGCAAACAAATTAAAGTCAGTATGAAATTTTACTAATAGACCATATAATTTACACAGATTTACATACagagatattaaaatattaaatcaaaGCTAATTAACAAAGGATAGAGTTTTACATGATAATATTTTAACTCTAGTCACACTTTCGCAACTACTTTCAGTGGCATGagattatataaataatacatataCCTGTATATCCATAATATATATAtcaagatatatatatatatttctccatccttcttttttttcttcaaaaatagGGCAATTTTATAACTGCAATGAGATGTGACAAGCAGTACACTTCTGGGGAATTATTGCATGCCTTGAGTGCATAAGGCAGAAGGAAGAGTATCTGACTTCAGACACTAAAGAAGTGGAATCATCAACCAGAAATGCACTGGAGTGATTTGGAACATCTTATTGCTTTTATAAAACTCCAAATTATACACTGTTGGTCTGGCATGGGtggggggggggcggggaaaGGGGGGACAGGGGTGGTTTAAAGGCACAAAATAAAGGGGAAAGTAATACCTCTCTATTTAGTGGAGATCAACGCTCAGGAAGCTCCATTAGTGCTCGCTGAACACTCCTCATTGTCCTAAATCTACTCCCTGTGGTGCAATACTGTGCCGCAGTTGCATAAGGAGgttaaacaccaaagttcatGCATCCTTTattagggaaaacaaaacaaagccaatTTCCTTGCCCGGCAAGAACGAAGTACCCAGTATCAGCAAGGGCCAGCCGTGGCTCCCGTCCTCGCAAACAGCCCTCGCTCAGTCGCACGCACGGCAGCTCGCCACACTAGCCTCCGCGGATGGAGAGGCTCCTTGGGCTGCCTGCTACGGCTCTTCCCTAAAACCATGGAGGCACGGATCCAAACCTAACAGCAATTTCCCATCACACCAGGAAAGATCAGGAAGCGAGAAAAGTGGGGAACAGAAATACTGCCCTGAAATCTCTGCATTTTGGGGGTATTATAGGAGTATGGAGGACTTCTGCCACTCTCTTTCCCAGTTTTAAACTGGTCAATGACATTCACTCGCAGATTACGGTTCCAGACCTCCTGGTCTATGCGTCTGGGATTTTTTCAGTCAGTCACCCTAGCAGACAGAGAATGTCAGAGAAGAAATACAAAGGatacagaatattaaaaaagtGGGTACTATTACTATATCCTCAAATCACTTTAAATGatagaacagaaagaaaaaaaaaaaagaataaatcccTCGGGATCACTTTTTCTTTGCTGTAATTTTCAGATGTTAGTATGTACAGTAGAGGGCTGCCTCTGCTACGATACCACACTATATGTTTCAAAGTTTGGATACGGCATGCTGTTAAGGCACCTTCAAGTAATGGTCACTGATTTATTCACTAAGCAAAGTCGCATTTTCTGTAAACCACACTGCGTCCTCCAACACACACAGTACCAGCAGCCACTCACACCCGCCATCCAGAGACAACAAAACTCTCTGTGCTTGCCAGGGATAAACTACACCAGTTCTAAGCAGTCACTTCAAAAATAAGTATCTGCCGGGGTTTGGGAGCGGACGTTTTGCACGACTGCATTGTTTCCCAAGAGAGGAAACACGATAAAATTAAGTGTTGTCCGTCCCTAATTGTCTACAAGATTAGATGGGTCGAAAACACACATCAGCCTAAAAAAGTAGAAGCAAGATCTCTGTACTGCTGCAGGATTCCTTGCTGGGAGACAAAGCTGTAAAGGCAGGCATTCAGTGCAGGGTGCCTGGTGCAGAACTAGATTGCTTCAGGACCAACAGGAGGTACAAAGACAACCTctcctgggaggggacaggcaAGTTACTGCACATCACCTCTCCCTTCCACACTGAACGGTACTGGGTTTGGGCTTCACGGTTCATGGCATGGGGAAGGGGATGCTTTTCAAGATGAAGGGAGCTGATGGGAGAGGAATGCTCAGGCACCACTCTGTGCAGACAACTGACTCCATCCCAGATAGTGAGTGGGTCactcagtgctgcagctgggggcacagggCCACGGGGTCGGAGGGTGCTTGCAGTTAAGCCCGATGGCCATTCCTACACTAAGCAATTTTCCAGTTCTGGAAATGAGTGAGAAAGGTGGGACAGGGGCATAGATCCCAGCACAAAAGGAGAGACCACAGTGTACCACCAGTCTACTCCAAGATGATACAGGGGTCCCAAGGCACCCACCAGACCTGCCTCTCCCCCCATACCCCAACCCACACCAGGTAACAATGACACAGGGTGCAGTGGGAATCCCAAGAGCAGTGGGAAACCGAATTATCCCTGTACTTGGGGTAATAATGTCCAGAGAAAAGGGACCCCCTACCCCTGACCCTCTCGTGCAGGTGGATGACTTGATATTTAGTGGCTGTGTGCAGCTCCTTCTCCAGTAAAAAGATGCATCCTTTCCTCACACAGTCAATGAGAAACGTAATGTGATCTGTCGTGCGCTTGAATCATGGGCTTGTTCGTTCATTTGAATTAGcaatgttttcttcttcttcgGGAACTAGAATAATCACTCAGATATTTACAAACATCAATCAGTGCCTTCGCGAGGTCTCCCCCAAACCATCACGACAAAATCACCGTCTGCAGGAGCCCCGTGCCAGCAGTGTCCAAACAAGCCTGTGCTTGCTGAGAGCTGGGGGCTGCCGAGGAAGAGGAGCGCTGGATTTCCAAGTCCTGGGGGGGTCTTCCCAGTCGGCTGTCTCTTCCTTGGGGTGCCTCTCCCTGcaccactgtcccagggtgctggctgctgctactgctgctgcgGGCACAGTGGTCCCGTTCATACTCCTCCTGAGCCTTTTGCATTTTCCgcttcttcatcttcctcttgtGGATGTGGAAGGTGGTGAGGGAGAGGAGGATCAGGCAGAAGATGAGGGTGACCAGGACAATTAAAACCAGGGTGGACGAGAAGGACTGAAAGAGTTGACCCACTTGCGTGATGCAGGTGCTGCTGGTATTTAAGGTGGCAGATGTCCTGTTCAGAAGACAAGGCGGCAGGGAGAGCCTCAACTCTTTGGAGAGCTTGGCACTCATTGAGGAGGCTACGGAAGACGAGGAT encodes:
- the C1H11orf87 gene encoding uncharacterized protein C11orf87 homolog, which codes for MSAKLSKELRLSLPPCLLNRTSATLNTSSTCITQVGQLFQSFSSTLVLIVLVTLIFCLILLSLTTFHIHKRKMKKRKMQKAQEEYERDHCARSSSSSSQHPGTVVQGEAPQGRDSRLGRPPQDLEIQRSSSSAAPSSQQAQACLDTAGTGLLQTVILS